From a single Phragmites australis chromosome 7, lpPhrAust1.1, whole genome shotgun sequence genomic region:
- the LOC133924701 gene encoding putative kinase-like protein TMKL1, whose protein sequence is MRKALINAVLFPLLAVLLALVLLYFVRRCRRRRRRRHRSGGAVLPSHGGARADRSQATGSSGYVAGGEEALVRFPGGEGLTVATILEAPGEVVAKSAHSTLYRAGLSSGEAVALLRFVRPACAAGAEEATAAARLLGPVRHPNLVPIRALYVGPRGEKLLVHPFYAAGSLRRFLQEGINDSRGWEIICKLSIGIVKGLDHLHTGSQKPIIHGNLKTNNIMLDADLQPRISDFGLYLVLNPAAAQEMLETSAVQGYKAPELIKMRDVTRESDIYSLGVIMLEMLAQKKLANDRPPNARDIHLPASFKDLVLERKISDAFSSELIKQSKNSGKEEDLNAYFELATACCNPSPSLRPDTKKILKRLEDIAR, encoded by the exons ATGCGCAAGGCACTCATCAACGCCGTCCTCTTCCCGCTCCTTGCTGTGCTCTTGGCCCTGGTCCTCCTCTACTTCGTCCgccgatgccgccgccgccgccgccgccgccatcgcagCGGTGGCGCGGTGCTGCCCTCCCACGGAGGCGCGAGGGCGGACCGGTCCCAGGCGACTGGCTCGAGCGGGTACGTCGCCGGCGGGGAGGAGGCGCTGGTGCGGTTCCCCGGCGGCGAGGGGCTCACGGTGGCCACGATCCTCGAGGCGCCCGGCGAGGTGGTGGCCAAGTCGGCGCACAGCACGCTGTACCGCGCTGGCCTGAGCTCCGGCGAGGCCGTGGCGCTCCTCCGGTTCGTGCGTCCGGCCtgcgccgccggcgccgaggaggcCACGGCGGCCGCACGGCTGCTGGGCCCCGTGCGGCACCCGAACCTCGTGCCGATCCGCGCGCTATACGTCGGCCCGCGAGGGGAGAAGCTGCTCGTGCATCCCTTCTACGCCGCCGGCTCGCTCCGCCGGTTCTTGCAAG AGGGAATCAATGATTCACGGGGATGGGAGATAATTTGCAAGCTATCCATTGGTATTGTCAAGGGACTGGACCACCTTCACACAGGATCGCAGAAGCCAATCATTCATGGCAACCTGAAAACAAATAATATTATGCTTGATGCTGATCTCCAGCCCAGGATATCAGACTTCGGTCTCTACCTTGTGCTGAATCCTGCTGCTGCACAAGAGATGCTTGAGACATCTGCAGTGCAGGGGTATAAGGCTCCAGAGCTGATCAAGATGAGGGATGTCACCAGGGAGAGCGATATCTACAGCTTGGGGGTAATCATGCTCGAGATGCTTGCTCAAAAGAAGTTGGCAAATGATCGCCCGCCGAATGCCCGTGACATCCATTTGCCTGCCTCTTTCAAAGATCTGGTCCTCGAGAGGAAGATATCGGATGCGTTCAGTTCTGAGCTTATCAAGCAAAGCAAAAATTCTGGGAAGGAAGAGGATCTAAACGCGTACTTCGAATTGGCAACGGCTTGCTGTAACCCGTCACCATCATTGAGACCGGATACAAAGAAAATACTCAAAAGGCTTGAAGACATAGCAAGATAA
- the LOC133923608 gene encoding uncharacterized protein LOC133923608: MAEAGTAPAQRQTRLASSDVSARLQRVLELLFPSNLAAKAALFAVVVALLPLLPSSQAPRIWELPHLLLLGIIIAYGVFGQKNADAEVDAVAAKPVDDESSVEAYVSQMMQGSLVFEENDRDGGGAKDGVQAWSSQYLPHDPLIVVADTGGNNDKGDAGEKPRLLPVRKLKPADEESATRTGDISDGIEEAGFLAPKAAGYDGVREHAIPSPSSVLDADLTLSPSSPPLLPPPPPPPPPSFLGHGRSLRKAKARSFNEFGVGNRSMSGRMGLHSVGNKQLRSKSAVQATTSTFAGYGPAVSIDDEAVDNGEFDEMVAESDSSFSSDMTTDDDDYNDPEENICEEEEEEEDGNSCDEELFELATRPSPEEVEDEVDRKADEFIAKFREQLIRMQRVKPATR, translated from the coding sequence ATGGCGGAGGCGGGTACGGCTCCAGCGCAACGGCAAACTAGATTAGCTAGTAGCGATGTCTCCGCAAGATTGCAGCGGGTTCTTGAGCTGCTGTTCCCGTCCAACCTCGCCGCGAAGGCCGCGCTGTTCGCGGTCGTGGTggcgctgctgccgctgctgccgtCGAGCCAGGCCCCCAGGATCTGGGAGCTGCCTCACCTCCTCCTGCTCGGCATCATCATCGCATACGGCGTCTTCGGCCAGAAGAACGCCGACGCCGAGGTGGACGCGGTGGCTGCCAAGCCCGTCGATGACGAGTCGTCGGTTGAGGCCTACGTCTCACAGATGATGCAAGGCTCGCTTGTCTTCGAAGAAAACGACcgcgacggcggtggcgctAAGGACGGCGTCCAGGCTTGGAGCTCTCAGTACCTCCCACACGACCCCCTCATCGTCGTTGCCGACACTGGGGGCAACAACGACAAGGGCGACGCGGGCGAGAAGCCGCGCCTCCTGCCAGTGAGGAAGCTGAAGCCGGCAGACGAAGAGTCGGCGACACGAACAGGGGATATCAGCGACGGCATTGAGGAGGCCGGATTCCTTGCTCCCAAGGCAGCAGGGTACGACGGCGTCCGCGAGCATGCCATCCCTTCGCCGTCCTCTGTCCTCGACGCCGACCTGACCCTCTCGCCAAGCTCTCCGCCTCTGCTcccgcctcctccaccaccgccaccgccgtcgttTCTTGGCCATGGGCGCAGCCTCCGGAAGGCCAAGGCAAGAAGCTTCAATGAATTTGGAGTCGGCAACCGGAGCATGAGCGGAAGGATGGGCTTGCACAGCGTGGGCAATAAGCAGCTCCGGTCCAAATCAGCAGTACAAGCGACGACGAGTACTTTCGCCGGCTACGGTCCTGCCGTGTCAATCGACGACGAAGCGGTTGATAATGGCGAGTTTGATGAGATGGTTGCAGAGTCAGACAGCTCGTTCAGCAGCGACATGACCACTGACGACGACGATTACAACGACCCGGAGGAGAACATCtgcgaagaggaggaggaggaggaggacggcaaCTCCTGCGACGAGGAGTTGTTTGAGCTTGCGACGAGACCGAGcccggaggaggtggaggatgaGGTGGACAGGAAGGCTGACGAGTTCATAGCCAAGTTTAGGGAGCAGCTGATTAGGATGCAGAGGGTCAAGCCAGCCACGAGATGA